The DNA region TGGCCGTGGGCGAAGGGGTGGCGGTCGGCGGCGGGGTGGAACTGGGCGTGGCGGTGGGGGGCGCCGACGGGGTGGGCGTGGCCGTGGGGGGCGGGGGGTAGAGGGTGTAGGAATCGATTTCGTCCCCGGCGGTGTTGAAGAACCTGAAGGTGATGTGATCGGATGCGGCTTCGATCCATTGGGCGCCCCAGTCGGCGTTGTAGCGGACTTGACTGATCGGCTGGGGAGTGGTGAACGAATAGAGGTCGCCGCCGCCCGCGCCATTGACGAAGTAGGGGATCCCGTCGACGCTGAGACGTTCGTAGTGATGGGCGTGGCCGGCCAGGACGGCATCGGCCCCCCAGGCGGCGAACGGCCAGCGCATGTAGGCGACGCCGGGAGCGTAGGAGGAAGAGGAAGAATACGGGCAGTGGTGCAGATAAACGATATTCCAGACCGCGGTCGAGGCGGCAAGCCCGTTTTGCAGCCAGATTCCCTGCGTCGACCCGGCCGAGGTTCCATCCGGTTCGTTGGTGTCGCTGTCGAGGGCGAACAACCGGATTATGTTCCGAGAGTCGACCAGGTCGTAGTAGCGCTCGTTGCCGGGCAGAGCGAAGTAGTCGTAATAGGGCGCCGGCGGGTAGGTGTACCAGTCGTGGTTCCCCATCACCGGCCAGAAACGGTTCTGGGTGGCCGAAGAAAACCAGCTCCCGGTGTAGGGATAGATGTAATCGGAGTAGAACTGGCCGATATTGCTATCGATGGTGAAGGCCGATCCCACCGGGTAATTGTTGTCTCCCAGGGTGATGATGAAGTCCGGGTCCCAGCTTTTAACCAGGTCGGCCACGTCTTCCTCGTGTTCGGGCCCGAGATTTCCGCAAGCTTCGCCGTAGTCGCCGATGACGGCGAACCTGACCACGGGCGCCGGCGAAGGCGAGGTCGTCGGACTGGGCGAGGGCGGAGGCGACGATGACGGGGTCGGGCCGGGGGACGGGGTCGTGGAACCCGTGGTCGAAGGCGACGGAGACGGCGGAACGCTGGGAGAAGGAGACGGCGGCACGGAAGGCGAGGGCGCAGGAGACGCGGTGGGAGACGGGGAGACGGTCGGGGTGGCGGTGGAAGAACGAGTCGGGGCGGGCGATGGCGGGGATGAAGGAGAGGGCGACGGCGTACAGCCGGCGACGGGCGACGGAGACGGCGGGGGGTCCGTGGTAAGCCGCAGGCTGTGAGTCCAATCATGGTCGCCGGCGGCGCTGACCACCCAATCGTAGGCGGCGGTTTCGTAGCCGTTCCCGGGCCAGGGGTCCATGTAGTAGACGTTGTCGCCCTCGATTCCCCGTCCGGCCAGGAAATGCCCCCCTCCCCCGACCCAGCCCCAGCGCATGACGAAAGGACGGCCGGCCGCGATCTCCGCGGTCACGGTGGCCTGGGAGAGCTCGGCGGCGGTGGCGGCGCTGGCCACCCCCCAGTGGGCGAGGATGGCCTGCAGGCTCCCCGAGGTTCCGTACAGGTAATTCCAGTAATTACAGTCGACGTTGTCCCAATTAAACGTCGGGTTCCCGCAGCAATCGGCCCGGGTCCAGGCCCAATTGGCGATCTCGCACTGGGTCGGTTCTTGGCCGTAATATACGAGTATGGGCTGCGACGTTCCCGCCCAGCACCATTGGCTGTGCTCCTGGAACGTTTCCGGAACCGACAGGACCGCTCCTTGTCCGCAAAAGGCGGCCCACAGAAAGACCGATAGGGCCAGCAATGAAGACAGGCGGAACCGGGTCCGATCCGGCCCGGGGGATTGCCTTTTAACGTCCCGGCGCATTCAGATTCTCGGCGACGACGGGCTTGAGACCGGCCATGACCTGGGAAAGTTCCGCGAGTTCGGGATAGCCCGGTCCGCTCTTGAGCCCCGGAGCGAAACCCCGGCCCTCGAAACTCAGGGGCGTAAAATTGTAGTCGTCGAGCCCGGGGAGCGTGAAGAAGTAAGCCGCCGCCTGGTAGACGGCCACCAGCCGGGGACGGTACCCCCGTGGGGCCCAGTGCCGCCCGATTTCGCTCCATTCCCGGGCCAGGGCGGCTTTGCCGATCCCGACCGCGGTCCAGGCTCCGTTCATCTCGGCCACCGTCAGCACGGCCCTGGGCTCGCCCCCGACCTCGACCGGGAAGAACCAGCTTCCGGCGGGGCGGATGAGCGACGAGACCGTAACGTCCGGACCGGCGTTCAGCAGATCGCGGGGCGCCATGCTGTAGAGCCGGAAAGGCTCTCCCAGCCCGGCTTGGGCTAAATCGTCGACGGGAGCGAATCCGTATGCTGCCCGGTCCGCGGCGGGGATGCTCTCAAGAAACGGCCGCAGACCCGCGCGGGCGGCGGCGGATACCTCGTCCGGCGCTTCGTCCCCAAGCACGGACCCGGAAAC from bacterium includes:
- a CDS encoding metallophosphoesterase; amino-acid sequence: MRRDVKRQSPGPDRTRFRLSSLLALSVFLWAAFCGQGAVLSVPETFQEHSQWCWAGTSQPILVYYGQEPTQCEIANWAWTRADCCGNPTFNWDNVDCNYWNYLYGTSGSLQAILAHWGVASAATAAELSQATVTAEIAAGRPFVMRWGWVGGGGHFLAGRGIEGDNVYYMDPWPGNGYETAAYDWVVSAAGDHDWTHSLRLTTDPPPSPSPVAGCTPSPSPSSPPSPAPTRSSTATPTVSPSPTASPAPSPSVPPSPSPSVPPSPSPSTTGSTTPSPGPTPSSSPPPSPSPTTSPSPAPVVRFAVIGDYGEACGNLGPEHEEDVADLVKSWDPDFIITLGDNNYPVGSAFTIDSNIGQFYSDYIYPYTGSWFSSATQNRFWPVMGNHDWYTYPPAPYYDYFALPGNERYYDLVDSRNIIRLFALDSDTNEPDGTSAGSTQGIWLQNGLAASTAVWNIVYLHHCPYSSSSSYAPGVAYMRWPFAAWGADAVLAGHAHHYERLSVDGIPYFVNGAGGGDLYSFTTPQPISQVRYNADWGAQWIEAASDHITFRFFNTAGDEIDSYTLYPPPPTATPTPSAPPTATPSSTPPPTATPSPTA